The genome window GAGATTTTTCCATTATGCACAATTTTCCAAGTACAAAACCATCTTTAAATTCAGCCTAAAACCCCAATTGCTACAAACGGCTGTTAGCGGTAGTCCTTTCTATTTATTCTGATTATTTACTCTTCAAAATCATCTGAATGTGAATTTGCTTTTATAAGCTTTTCTCCATTTTTAAATGATAATTGTAATCCGTGTTCAATTTCCCATTCGCATTCACAAGAAACACATAAATATATTGTTCCATTTTCACTCCAATGCAAAACTATTTCTCCAACTGTAACGAAATTCCATATTTCACTTTTAGTTTTCAAGTTTAGGTTTTTCGTATAACCCGCTTTTAGAATTTCTGCATAATATTCATATACTTTTTCTGAATCTTTATTTTTATCAGTTTCCGTTAATTTCAAAAAATTTTCAAAGGCTATTTCTGCATTTTGAATATATTCAGAATCTTTTTCTACTAATGTAATTTTTATTTTTTCATTACTAAAATATGGAATTTCTAAAGGAGAAGCTTCCAACCAATCGGAATCATATTCAGTTTCTTTTAAATCTCCGAAAATTTTTGATTTCATCGTAATTTCGTTTTTTGTAGGATTACCGCTAACGTCCCCTTGCTACAAGAGGTTTGGGGTTAAATTAAGCCTTATTTTCGGATTTGCGAAAACTTCCCAAATACAAGACCATTTTTAAATTAAGCCAATTGCCCAAATCTCTTGTAGCAAGTGTTATGGCTAGTGCTTTTTCAATGTTTGAATTTTAACGTTTTAATTGCTCTCAAAAATGCTTTCTGATTTTCTTCCTTCAAATTGTAACCGCTAATCTGAAATTTCATTCCTTTTCTATTAGTACTTGTATTTTCAAAATATACACCTGTTGTTCCTTTTTCAGCATTTATAGGAACTACAATTTTTGCTTTAAGTCCATTTATTGTCTCTTCGTAACTGGTGTTCTCTATAAATTCATTTAGTTTGGTTTTTCCTCCTCGTGCAAAGAATTTATAAATAGGTTCATTAATTGTGTCTAACTTGCTAAGTTCCCAATCAGGAGTGAAAATACTGTCATTATTT of Flavobacterium marginilacus contains these proteins:
- a CDS encoding DUF6985 domain-containing protein — protein: MKSKIFGDLKETEYDSDWLEASPLEIPYFSNEKIKITLVEKDSEYIQNAEIAFENFLKLTETDKNKDSEKVYEYYAEILKAGYTKNLNLKTKSEIWNFVTVGEIVLHWSENGTIYLCVSCECEWEIEHGLQLSFKNGEKLIKANSHSDDFEE